The Setaria viridis chromosome 2, Setaria_viridis_v4.0, whole genome shotgun sequence DNA window AGTCGCGATCCGAATTAGCGGGGTCTCTGTAAAATGTCCAGGCCGGCGACTTGGAtgccggcggccaccgccgtTCCCAAATCCCAACCATCCAGCTGCGGCGCGAAGCCATCAATGTCGACCCCGCGAGAGCTGCTTCCTGCCGCAGCGTCCGTCTGGTTTGACCCACTGGATTTCAACTTGGGGCATTCTCGCATCgaagtgcgccgccgccgtccggacTGGGCCAAGGAGCCGCGCTCTCCGCGGTACGGGGCCGGACACGGGAAGAGGATGAAGACGTCCAGCAGGGCGCCGCCGGGCTTGGGGAAGATGGCGGACACCCACAAGGCCGACCATGGAGGCCGCGATGGCCGGTCGACAGCGTCGACGAGGTGATATCCGTCGATCTCCAACGGCGTCGAGGGCCCCAGCGTCACGGCGTCCACAGCAATGAACTTCACATACATACATCGACGGCGGATATCTGTGCACGCCGTTTTTCAGCGTCCATGGTTGACCACTTGACCGAGCACTTCATCCAGGAGCCCGACTCCGAGAAGCTGGGGATTCCGATACGGAGTAAGGAGATTCATGGCGGCGAGTCGGAGACCAAGGCATGCCCACGGGGTATAAAACAAGGAGTAACAGGCCGCACCAACCCACCACAGCAGCCAAGCGCAGCGCCTGCGCTTCTTCTCCGATCGATCTCCAACAACGCAGAGGCGCAGACCATCGCTCGATTCAGGCATAGGCATGGCTTCGCGGCGCTCGCTCCTCGCCACGGTTTGcctgctcctcctgctgctcctaaCGCTGCTTGGAGGCGCCCTCGTCGAAGCGCGTCCAGCGCCACGGTCGCCGCACCGGAACACACCAAGACGTCACCTCTGGACGACGGACGCGCCGGAGGGCAGTGCTGATGGCTACCCGAACACATGGTACGCGCACCGCAAACTCGGCTAGAAGAGCAAGCCCCCGAAGAACGCGACGGCAAAGGGCGTCCAGTTCGACGTCGGCAGCTTCGGAGCAGCCGGCGACGGGCAGACTGACGACACCGGCGCGTTCCAGAACGCAAGGTCCCAGGCCTGCTCCTCAGCACAACCCGCCGTCCTGCTCGTCCCCGCCGGAAAGAGCTACTTCGTCAAGGAGACCAGCCTGTCGGGGCCGTGCAAGTCCAAGGTCACGTTCAAGCTCGAGGGAACCCTGGTGGCTCCGGAGGACTAGTCGGGCTGGAGCAAGCAAGGCCACCCGCACAGGGTAAGCTTCAGCAACGTCGACAGCCTCACGGTGACCGGCAAGGGCAAGACGTCGTGGAAGAACTCGTGCCGCCGAAACCACAAGATGCCGTGCACCTtcgcgccggcggcgctcacCTTCTCATCGTGCAACCACCTCAAGGTGGAAAACATCAAGCTGCTCAACGCCCCGCAGATCCACCTCTGGGTGGAGTCCTGTAGCGACGTGATGCTGTCCCGCCTGACCATCGCGTCGCCCGGGAACAGCCCCGAGAACGACGGCATCCACGTGGCGCACAGCGACGGCGTCCGCATCCTGGGTGCCAAGATCAAGGCCGGCGACGACTGCATCTCGATCGCCATGGGCACGACGAACCTGTACGCTACCAAGATCGAGTGCGGGCCGGGGCACGGGATCAGCGTCGGGAGCCTCGGCAAAGGGAGCACCAGGGCCGAGGTGTCCAACGTCACCATCGACGGCGCGCAAGTGTCGGGCACGCTGTTCGGGGCCAGGATCAAGACGTGGCAGGGGGGCACGGGTACGCCAGGAACATCAAGTTCCTCAACATGGTGATGAACAAGGTGAAGAACCCCATCGTCATCGACCAGGACTACTGCACGACGTCGGACCCGTCCAAGCCCAAGGCGTGCAGCCAGAAGGATTCCGCGGCGGTGGAGATCAGCAATGTGGAGTTCAGCAACATCAGGGGCACCAGCGTCGCCAGGGACGCCAGCAGGCTGCACTGCAGCGAGGCCTTCCCGTGCCGCGGCGTCGTGCTGCGTGACATCGACCtcaagacgaggagaggggGCGAGAAAAACGCCACCACGAGCACCTGCGAGAACGCCGTGCTGGGCGAGACGAGCAACGTTTCGCCGGCGCCGTGCTCGTCCGCTGCGACCAAAGACGATTTGGTCCCGCTAGGATCTGAAGATGTCTGAAACTGAACAGACGAGATTTTGTACTGTTCTTCCTATTGTTGTTGTTATGTACAAATCACATGTACTATTTTTGTAACAGACCATTATAAAATACATACTCACTCTAGTCTTGATTACTCTCCAGTAATAAGAAATAAACAATACCTAGTTGTTTGGGAGCAGTCAATTTGAGACCATAAACCAATGTCATTTCTATACGATCCCGACGAGGTCACAACGATCTGAAACTGACATGCTTACACTAAGATCAGAACGAATCGTACTCAGTCACAGATTACACATAACAGCTCCAGGTCAAGCAGATATATATATCTTTCAGGCCTTTCCGACGACATTTGTCAATTTTCAAAATGTTTGCTAATGCTTCAATTTTCAAAAAGTCCAGGCGCCCGTGATTGAACAAGTACAGTACTGGGGGAATCTGAAAACATTACAGGAGGGAATCTGAAAACATTACAGGAGACATATAAGACAATGCAATGAAGATAACAGTTGATCAATAACTGCCTGAAAAATGTTCAGTTGCTGTGGTACCCAGccagttccaacttccaaggcTTCGAACGGATGAGCAAATAAAATGGCAATTCTAATCGACCATTAGCATTACAACATTATCTGCTGATTTTGCGACGTCACACTATACTTAATCTATGTATGCACATAATTTTGAAAAGTAGATTTGGTGGCGATACACAGAAACGTCGATAAATGGTCGCCAGGGATGTCACCACCCTTTGCCAATGAGCCAGAGCCAATAAAGAACATCTCCAAATGTTAAGCCCACCAAGAGGGATAGCACGAGCAAGTTCCCCCCAAAGCATTCTGCTCGGCTACCTAACCATCACTCTAATTGAGATATGTGTCGGGTGCGCAGAATCTTGTATTACCAAGAACCCAAGTTGTGTGATCCAGTGTCTTCGCTAGAAACCCTGGGAAAATTGAGAGTGACAGGGTGTAGATCAGGAACATGTCCATTGAGTAGTCCAGGTTTTGCAGTAAGAACTGCTTGCTGCTTAAACATTCAGGAAAAGAAGGGCCTTCTTCATCCTGAAACATCCATGTAAATGTTACAATAGCAGATATTTTTACAGATACATTAATAAAGTAACCTCTTCAGATAAGTAGATACCAATGGATTTGAACTTCCCTCGATGCCACCAGCAGCAAGGTCTGCATTGACCATCATAGACCCCTCAGAAGCAGTTTTGTAATGGTAGAACTTCACAATTGGTAACTTAGGGAAGACAAAGTGTATATCACAATGCCTAGGAGCTCAAAGAAACACGATATTGAAGCAAGCAGCACTACACAAATTAGATAGGCATAGTGCTTCATGATGAGAAACAATCTTGTAATTGTTGGCAAAAAGATGGAACCTGAATGAACTCCGGACACATCAAGGACAGATCCCTGGCCATTGCCCCTTCAGCATGACCTTCTGCGATGCAAAATACTGCAGCAACGGTACACACACCAGCAAAGGTTGCAGCACCACCTCTTCCTGAAGTTGAGTTACATAACAAGCAGGAGATATATGTACATCAGTGCTCTCGGATTATTGATCCACGGCCATAAGTAAAGAATCACAGAAAACAACCAAGAAACATGTCATGCTTACTGTTATCAGTCCAAGCGAGCGCAACAAGAACAGTGAGTACCCCACTAAGGTGCGAGCCCTGGTGTTTATCTTTGCATCGTGGTATGTGAATACCACAGTTGTGCATAGGACAAATGGTAGATAAGCAAGAGTTAGAACTCTCGTTGGATGGTAATCCTGCACTTGGACAGCACCAAAGTAGAAGACATACAGCATTTCTCTATCTTCAGCACTCCTTTTTAAAACTTTTAATGAATGTAGTTTTCAGAGTGCACGAATCAATAGAGGAGAACTGCATACTTACAAGGAAGATGTAAACAAAGTAATCGTCCATAGTGTGTTGAATCCAAAGAGGCACCCATTTCCAAGAAGGCAGCAGATAAATATTGCCCAGATGCTTGCCCTGTAATTTCATGTTTGCGGAACTGATGCTTAGCAAGAGTCGTTCAAAAACAGTTTAGTGACTGAACAAACTATCCGTTTTCAGATTCAGAGTGGAAACCACAAACCTTAGTTGAACCCGGGATTTTCTTTCTTGTAAGGCATGCTCGGTTCAACTTGATGGCCCTATGGATCAAGCAACAAGTACTACCGTACCAGTCTCATGGCAAGAGGAATGAGAAATGAAGGTGACATAGAACTGAGTTCTCTAGGAAAACAAGGGATCACTTACCTTGAGTAACATGTAAGATGACGAAGAATCCATTGGGCATATAAAAAGGAGTAGAAACGAGCACTGACAAAACAGAAAGCCAATGAGGAAAGAACagcaaaaagaataaaaaacatACAGAAAGGATGGGGGAAGAGAGCAAAGGAAGAGACATCTAGAAGGAACAGAGCAAAAAAAGGGTGGGAATGAATAGAAAATAATGGGGAAATTTTCCTTGGGACTCCTATTAGTTCTGTAACTTTAGAAGCCTAGTGTATGCATTATTAAAAGCTTGTTTTTTTAGGTAGTTGTATATTTATGGCAAAATTTGTAATGGTTGCAAACATAGAAGAAATGGTCCTTGTACTAGTCTCATTAGTTGAAAGGAACAGGCACAAGCCCTGTCCCAATCCAAGAGCATAATCCCAATATCTGTAAGGTAAAAACTTCCAGACTCCAGATCCCACCCAGAAAGAGGAACTCGGAACAAAAGGCCCAAACCAAAACCCCAAAAGAAACATATTAACCACCGTATAAGTTGATGGGCCCATTAGAAGTTTGGAACAAGTAACGAAAGTCAAGAGAAGTGTCTTCCTTCCACATTCATAGCATTaaattagcaaaaaaaaaatagcaatggAATAGCACTAAGGGTTTCACTTAACCTGGATTAAGGGCAATTGACAATATATCTGAGCATCTACTTACAAAACCATTGTCATACAGAGGGACGGCTAGAAGTAATGTCTCAGTTTGGTATACGCTAcgggaaaaaaaacatgcattCGAGATAGTAAGCTTATGAAATTTGGTGAGCAAGATCAAAATTACACTGGCAAGGAGATTTCGTTTAGATTAAGACTCTAAAACAATCTATGAATCACAATCGAACATATGAATAA harbors:
- the LOC117845202 gene encoding uncharacterized protein isoform X4, translated to MNGASGCSVPAATGGNGAVFHSWRHGWARRVARFAPVYGTMALSSSGMARCSYRRHSARFYSFLYAQWILRHLTCYSSTCCLIHRAIKLNRACLTRKKIPGSTKGKHLGNIYLLPSWKWVPLWIQHTMDDYFVYIFLINTRARTLVGYSLFLLRSLGLITEEVVLQPLLVCVPLLQYFASQKVMLKGQWPGICP
- the LOC117845202 gene encoding uncharacterized protein isoform X3; this translates as MNGASGCSVPAATGGNGAVFHSWRHGWARRVARFAPVYGTMALSSSGMARCSYRRHSARFYSFLYAQWILRHLTCYSRAIKLNRACLTRKKIPGSTKGKHLGNIYLLPSWKWVPLWIQHTMDDYFVYIFLDYHPTRVLTLAYLPFVLCTTVVFTYHDAKINTRARTLVGYSLFLLRSLGLITEEVVLQPLLVCVPLLQYFASQKVMLKGQWPGICP
- the LOC117845202 gene encoding uncharacterized protein isoform X1, giving the protein MNGASGCSVPAATGGNGAVFHSWRHGWARRVARFAPVYGTMALSSSGMARCSYRRHSARFYSFLYAQWILRHLTCYSSTCCLIHRAIKLNRACLTRKKIPGSTKGKHLGNIYLLPSWKWVPLWIQHTMDDYFVYIFLDYHPTRVLTLAYLPFVLCTTVVFTYHDAKINTRARTLVGYSLFLLRSLGLITEEVVLQPLLVCVPLLQYFASQKVMLKGQWPGICP
- the LOC117845202 gene encoding uncharacterized protein isoform X2, yielding MNGASGCSVPAATGGNVFHSWRHGWARRVARFAPVYGTMALSSSGMARCSYRRHSARFYSFLYAQWILRHLTCYSSTCCLIHRAIKLNRACLTRKKIPGSTKGKHLGNIYLLPSWKWVPLWIQHTMDDYFVYIFLDYHPTRVLTLAYLPFVLCTTVVFTYHDAKINTRARTLVGYSLFLLRSLGLITEEVVLQPLLVCVPLLQYFASQKVMLKGQWPGICP